Genomic DNA from Cupriavidus pauculus:
GCCGTAGCCCGTTTCGCGGCGGCCGTTGTCGCTGTTGTGCAGGTAGCCGACGTCGATCACGCTCACGAAGCGCGTGGCGCGCGTCAGGCCGAGCGAGCGCGCGAGGCTTTCCAGCTGCGCGCGGCCCGCCTGCAGGTCGAGGCGCTGCGCAATGGCATAGCTCTCGAGGTCCTGCATTTCCGGGCGGGTGCCGGGGAGGTCGGGCAGACGCTCCGGCAGGCGGTACTGCTGGGCGTCGTCGCCCCACAGGCCGAGCTGGCGCGTGAGGCGTTCGCGCGCGGAGACCGTGCGTTCGCGGGCGCGCGCGAGTTGCGCGGCGGCGTCGGCGTAGAACGCCTGCTCGCGGGCGTGGTCGAGTGCGCTCATATTGCCGGCGCGGGCCATGTCGCGGGCGAACAGCGCGCCGGTTTCGGCGGTGCGGCGGACCTGTTCGGCATAGCGCATGGCCTGTTCGGCGGCGACGGCCTCTACCCACGCGCGGCGCGTGACTTCGGCATGCCGCAGGACGGCGTCGGCGGCCTGCAGGCGGGCCTGGGCGAAGCGGCTGTCCTCGATGCGCGCGGCAAAGGGGAGCGCCAGCAGGTTCATGACGCCGATGGTGACCGCGCGGTCGATCTTGAGCACGTCGTCGCCGCTTTTGCGGCTGAACGAGAAGCCGGGGTTGGGCAGGCGGGTGGCTTGCACGTAGTCGGCTTCGGCGATGCCGAGATTGGCGAAGCTCGCTTGCAGCGCGGGGCTGTTGAGCAGCGCGACCTGGATGGCGGCGTCGGCGTCGAGCGGCGCGGCAAGCAATTCGCGGGTTCGGGTGCGCGCGGCACTGCGGTCGTCGTCGGTGCGGAGCCATGCGGCGTCCTTGCCGAGGCGTTCGCGCGCGGTGTCGGCGACGGGGGTGAAGCCGCCGTCGGACGAGAACTGCGCGCAGCCGGCGAGCAGGGCGGCGGAGAGGAGGGTGGTGAGGGTTTTAGTGGGCATGCGGGGGCTCCTGCATGGGGGAGGTATGACCGGTATGCGCGTCATGCCCGCTCGTCGCGTGACCCGCGTGTGGATCCGATGGGGCGCCCATGTCATGGCCCGCGCGTGGATCCGATGGGGCGCCCATATCGTGACCCGCGCGTGGATCCGATGGGGCGCCCATGTCATGGCCCGCGTGTGGATCCGATGGGGCGCCCATATCGTGACCCGCGTATGGGTCCGGCGCGGCGCCCATGTCATGGCCCGCATGTGGATCGGGTGCGGCGGTCATGTTATGACCCGCATGCGGATCGGGCGCGGTGGTCATGTTATGACCGGCATGCGCGTCCGGTGCGGCGCTCATGTCGTGACCCGCGTGGGAATCGGGCGCGGGGCTCATGTTGTGACCCGCATGCGGATCGGGTGCGGCGGTCATGTTGTGGCCCGCGTGTGGGTCGGGTGCGGCGGACATGTTGTGGCCCGCGTGTGGGTCGGGCGCGGTGGTCACGTTGTGGCCCGCGTGTGGATCGGGTGCGGCGGTCATGTTATGACCCGCGTGTGGGTCGGGTGCGCTGGTCATGTTGTGGCCCGCGTGTGGGTCGGGCGCGCTGGTCATGTTGTGGCCCGCGTGTGGGTCGGGCGCGGTGGTCACGTTGTGGCCCGCGTGTGGATCGGGTGCGGCGGTCATGTTATGACCCGCGTGTGGGTCGGGCGCGGCGGTCATGTTGTGGCCCGCGTGTGGGTCGGGTGCGGCGGTCACGTTGTGGCCCGCGTGTGGGTCGGGCGCGGTGGTCATGTTGTGGCCCGCGTGTGGGTCGGGCGCGGTGGCCATGTTGTGGCCCGCATGCGAGGGCATTGACGATGCGACACGCGTGTTCGACTGGCGCCAGCCGGCGATGGCCGCGGGCGCGAATGGGATGTAGCCGTCGAGCGCACCGACGGCGGGCAAGGGCGGCACCGGCGCGCGCGGGTCGAGCGGATCGGGCGCGCCGGCCGTGCCAGACGGCTGTGCCGCGGCGTGCGCGGCGGCGGACAGCATCAGGCTGGCAATTGCCAAAAGACGCATGGCTTGCATGAAAGACCTCGAGTTCAGGGCGACGCGTGCAACGCGTCAGCGAGACCAACAGGAGCACGTCCGCCGGAGAGCGAACGCATGCAGGCGCAGCCAGCGGCCCCGCACCGCGCGCAACTCAGGCGCGCCGTGCGTGCGATGGACGCACCTCGGGTGTCAGCAGACGGGAGTAGGCGGGCGCTCGGCCGGCAGGGGGAGGTAGCTCGCGAATGCGGCAGGCGCCGCGAGCGGTGCGGCATGACGCTGGTGAATCAGCGCCACGGCGGGAATTTCAGGCAGCAGCATCGCACCGGCCGCACAGGCCGCACACGCGCTGCACATGCCACCGGCATGATGGCCGGCATGCGAAGCATGCGTGCCGATCGGCAGCGCGGAGGCACTGCCATCGCGGTCCTTGTCGCCGGCATCGTGCCAGACCGGCTGGTCCTCGGCTTCGCTGACGCCCTGCATATGGCAATGCGCGTGCGTGGCATCGATGCCGATCTCCGCCTCGGCTTCCGCCTTGACGGCCGCATGGCGCTCCGTCATCGACAGGCCCGCCGCTTCCGCCGCGCTGCACACCATCATGACTGCCGCCGCGGCACCCTGGATCGGGAGCGCGAACATGGCAAGACACAACAGGAAACTGGCGAACAGACGTTTCATTACAGGCGGCAGAAACCGGAGCAAGATGCGCGAAAAGGACAGCGGGCATTGTACCGGGTTTGCACGGATAGAAACGGCGCCGGAACGTGACATTTCTGCAATGTATGGCCCTCCCGGCGATTCCTCGGCTATCGTGCGGTTCTGAACAACGGAAACACGGGCACGCTGCCTATGATGGAAGGGCAAAGTGCCAATGAGTGATTGTCAATGCGCATCCTGATCGTGGAAGACGAACCCAAGGCGGGCGATTACCTGCTGAAGGGACTGACCGAATCCGGCTTCGTGGCCGACCTCGCGCGCGATGGCGTCGATGGACTCGCGCATGCGCGAGAGCATCACTACGACCTGATCGTGCTCGACGTGATGCTCCCGGTCGTGGATGGCTGGCAGGTGCTGCGCGAACTGCGGCGCGACAAGGACACCCCCGTGCTGTGCCTGACCGCGCGCGACGAACTGTCGGACCGGCTGAAAGGCCTCGAGCTCGGCGCCGACGACTATATGGTCAAGCCGTTCGCGTTCGCGGAACTGGTCATGCGCATCCGCACGATCCTGCGCCGCGGCCCGCTGCGCGAGAGCGAGTTCATGGAAGTGGCCGACCTCCAGATCGACGCGATCCGCCGCCGCGTGACGCGCGCGGGCCAGCGTATCGACCTCACGTCCAAGGAGTTCGCGCTGCTGCAACTGCTGGCGCGCCGGCGCGGCGAAGTCCTGTCGCGCTCCCTCATCGCCTCGCAGGTGTGGGACATGAACTTCGACAGCAATACCAACGTGGTCGATGTCTCGATCCGCCGCCTGCGGGCCAAGGTGGACGACCCGTTCCCGCGCAAGCTGATCCATACGCGCCGCGGCATGGGTTATGTACTCGACGACGTGGACGAATCCTGAGTGCGGGGCGGCGTGAGTGACGAGATTCCCGCGACGCCGCATCGGACCGCGCACATGAACTGGCTGCGCCGGCGCATGTCGTCGCTGACCGCGCGCCTGGCGCTCGCCTATGGACTGACGACCGTGCTGATCCTGATCGGCGTGGCCGCCTACCTGTCGAGCGCGCTCCAGAGCCAGCTGGAAGGCCATGCGGACAGCGAGCTCGTGAGCGAGGTCCTGCGCGTGCGGCACGTGCTGCGCGAGGTGGAAAGCGAAACCGAGATCCGCGCGGACACCCATCGTTTTGCCGATATCGCCATGGGCCACGAGGGCCTGATCCTGATCGTGCGCACACGCGACGGCGAGCCGCTGATCACCCTCAACCCGCGCAACGAGACGCTGCCGCCCCTGCGTGTGCACGCGGCCAACGTGACGCCCGACCGTGGGATGCTCGAGTCATGGCGCCCGCGCAATGGCACGCCGTCGCGCGGGCTGGCCGCGCTGGGTGAGGTCGGCACGACGGGCCGGACCGTGGAGATCCTCGTGCTCAGCGACGCGGGCTCCCGTTTCGCGCTGATGCGCGAGTATCGCGGGCAGGTGCTCGGCGCCACCCTGTGCGGCGCGATCGTCGCGGCCGCGCTCGGCTTTCTGCTGGCACGGCGCGGGCTGCTGCCGCTGCGGCGCATGGCCGATGACGCCGCGGCCGTGACCACGAGCCGGCTGGCCACGCGGCTCGACGTCGGCAACGCGCCCGAGGAGTTGCGCGAACTCGCCGGCGCGCTCAACGACATGCTTGCGCGCCTGCAGGACAGCTTTACGCGGCTCTCCACGTTCTCGGCCGACCTCGCGCACGACTTCCGCACGCCCATCAGCAATCTGGTCGGACAGACGCAGGTCACGCTCGCGCAGCGGCGCAGCCCCGCCGAATACGAAGCGCTGCTCGAGTCGAATCTCGAGGAGTTCGAGCGGCTGTCGCGCATGATCGAGAACATGCTGTTCCTCGCGCGCGCCGACCACGCGCAGGTGGCGCTCGACCAGCGGCAACTCGACGCGCGCGCGGAGCTCGACAAGGTGGCCGAGTATTTCGACGCGGTGGCGGCCGAGCGCGACCTGA
This window encodes:
- a CDS encoding heavy metal sensor histidine kinase, whose protein sequence is MNWLRRRMSSLTARLALAYGLTTVLILIGVAAYLSSALQSQLEGHADSELVSEVLRVRHVLREVESETEIRADTHRFADIAMGHEGLILIVRTRDGEPLITLNPRNETLPPLRVHAANVTPDRGMLESWRPRNGTPSRGLAALGEVGTTGRTVEILVLSDAGSRFALMREYRGQVLGATLCGAIVAAALGFLLARRGLLPLRRMADDAAAVTTSRLATRLDVGNAPEELRELAGALNDMLARLQDSFTRLSTFSADLAHDFRTPISNLVGQTQVTLAQRRSPAEYEALLESNLEEFERLSRMIENMLFLARADHAQVALDQRQLDARAELDKVAEYFDAVAAERDLTLTISGAAMINADQTLLRRAVTNLLDNALRHAPVGSTVRLAVLRARPGHTGISIANAGPAIEAEALPQLFGRFFRADPSRRNSATSTGLGLAIVDSIMRLHGGSVSVRSQEGLTEFELLFPDTGPFPKGTV
- a CDS encoding heavy metal response regulator transcription factor, translating into MRILIVEDEPKAGDYLLKGLTESGFVADLARDGVDGLAHAREHHYDLIVLDVMLPVVDGWQVLRELRRDKDTPVLCLTARDELSDRLKGLELGADDYMVKPFAFAELVMRIRTILRRGPLRESEFMEVADLQIDAIRRRVTRAGQRIDLTSKEFALLQLLARRRGEVLSRSLIASQVWDMNFDSNTNVVDVSIRRLRAKVDDPFPRKLIHTRRGMGYVLDDVDES
- a CDS encoding TolC family protein: MPTKTLTTLLSAALLAGCAQFSSDGGFTPVADTARERLGKDAAWLRTDDDRSAARTRTRELLAAPLDADAAIQVALLNSPALQASFANLGIAEADYVQATRLPNPGFSFSRKSGDDVLKIDRAVTIGVMNLLALPFAARIEDSRFAQARLQAADAVLRHAEVTRRAWVEAVAAEQAMRYAEQVRRTAETGALFARDMARAGNMSALDHAREQAFYADAAAQLARARERTVSARERLTRQLGLWGDDAQQYRLPERLPDLPGTRPEMQDLESYAIAQRLDLQAGRAQLESLARSLGLTRATRFVSVIDVGYLHNSDNGRRETGYGIDIEVPLFDWGTARVARAEAVYTQAAAQLADRAIAARSSVRERYASYQARYDVARHYRDEVVPLRKRIGNEHLLRYNGMLLSVFELLADARDQIAAVNGYLDAQRDYWLADAELRGALGGTFGGRLPDGPTSNEQR